A DNA window from Candidatus Thermoplasmatota archaeon contains the following coding sequences:
- a CDS encoding arsenite methyltransferase, producing the protein MMKDHDIRKIVRKEYAEIATQKTCGCGPNFSSCCGGSQQAEHMGKKVGYSDEDIKAVPEGANLGLGCGNPVAVASLKKGEIVLDLGSGAGFDCFLAAQRVGPTGRVIGVDMTPEMLEKARANAQKGGYTNVEFRLGEIEHLPIADNSIDVILSNCVINLSPDKKTVFQEAFRVLKPGGRLMISDIVLLGQLPEALQKSVTAYVGCVSGAELKKTYIKLIQKAGFKDVTVVDETKYPIDFILQDETVQAALNKEHFSEEQQKMLASNVISIKIEAKKPHKRNT; encoded by the coding sequence ATGATGAAAGACCACGACATACGAAAAATAGTTCGAAAAGAATATGCCGAAATAGCAACACAAAAAACCTGCGGGTGCGGACCAAATTTTTCTTCATGCTGTGGAGGATCACAACAAGCTGAACACATGGGTAAAAAGGTTGGTTATTCCGATGAGGATATCAAAGCAGTTCCCGAGGGTGCAAACCTTGGCCTAGGCTGCGGTAATCCTGTTGCAGTAGCGTCACTCAAAAAAGGAGAAATTGTTCTTGATCTTGGATCTGGTGCAGGTTTTGATTGTTTTCTCGCAGCACAAAGAGTAGGGCCAACCGGTAGAGTAATCGGTGTTGATATGACACCAGAAATGCTTGAAAAAGCACGAGCAAACGCACAAAAAGGCGGATATACGAATGTCGAGTTCCGACTTGGAGAAATCGAACATCTCCCTATTGCTGATAACAGCATTGATGTAATACTATCCAATTGCGTGATTAATTTATCACCTGACAAAAAAACTGTTTTTCAAGAAGCATTTCGGGTGTTAAAACCAGGTGGACGACTTATGATCTCTGATATCGTATTACTCGGACAACTTCCAGAGGCACTACAAAAATCTGTCACTGCGTATGTTGGTTGCGTCTCAGGAGCAGAACTCAAAAAAACATATATTAAACTTATTCAGAAAGCAGGTTTTAAAGATGTTACTGTTGTTGACGAAACTAAATATCCAATTGATTTTATCCTCCAGGATGAAACCGTACAGGCAGCACTCAACAAAGAACATTTTTCTGAAGAACAACAAAAAATGTTAGCCTCAAATGTTATCAGCATCAAAATCGAAGCAAAAAAACCACACAAGCGCAATACGTAA
- the dusB gene encoding tRNA dihydrouridine synthase DusB, whose product MRDSVFHKRLQTTHLMLPPLTGYTDYPYRVILSDFHPPFLMTEMINAQALVKNNKRTLHMIQKTPGTHLHGVQLLGRDPKIMADAAHVLQDQGFDYIDINMGCTVKKVTSRGEGVALMAHEQQAYAVVRTVTNTVDLPVTVKLRLGITKNNITIHSLAQKLEDAGAAAITIHARSGEKKFATTPDYTSINNVVEKVSIPVIANGGIFTGADAEYVLKYTRACAVMPGRGLIGNPWIIPEILNAIEQKPYRPPTFQDKKKICLWHLQELCDYYGERRGVLHMRKILPKYFSSIANLKNLKQDVLRAETEPDIAFLLEYIRCDGSSIVYINK is encoded by the coding sequence ATGCGCGACTCTGTCTTTCACAAGCGTTTACAAACCACGCATCTTATGCTTCCCCCGCTCACCGGTTACACTGACTATCCCTATCGGGTTATTCTCTCAGATTTTCATCCACCGTTTCTCATGACTGAAATGATCAATGCACAAGCACTTGTAAAAAACAACAAACGCACACTGCACATGATACAAAAAACGCCGGGTACGCATCTGCACGGTGTTCAACTGCTTGGCAGAGATCCAAAAATCATGGCAGATGCAGCACATGTTTTGCAAGATCAAGGATTTGATTATATTGATATCAACATGGGATGTACCGTAAAAAAGGTCACCAGCCGAGGGGAAGGAGTTGCACTTATGGCGCATGAACAACAAGCATATGCCGTTGTTCGAACAGTCACAAACACGGTTGATCTACCAGTCACTGTAAAACTACGACTCGGAATAACAAAAAACAACATAACCATTCACTCGCTAGCACAAAAACTTGAAGATGCAGGAGCAGCAGCAATTACAATTCATGCACGAAGTGGTGAAAAAAAATTTGCTACAACCCCTGACTACACCAGCATCAACAACGTCGTAGAAAAAGTTTCAATTCCGGTGATTGCAAACGGAGGTATTTTCACCGGTGCAGATGCAGAGTACGTTCTCAAATACACCAGGGCATGTGCGGTTATGCCTGGCAGAGGTCTTATTGGAAACCCATGGATTATCCCAGAGATCCTTAATGCTATTGAACAGAAACCATATCGACCACCAACGTTCCAGGATAAGAAAAAAATCTGCTTGTGGCATCTTCAGGAGCTTTGTGATTACTACGGTGAACGACGTGGTGTTCTTCACATGCGCAAGATCCTCCCGAAATATTTTTCCTCGATTGCCAATCTTAAAAATCTTAAACAGGATGTTCTACGAGCAGAAACCGAACCAGATATTGCCTTTCTTCTTGAATATATACGTTGTGATGGTTCAAGTATTGTGTATATTAACAAGTGA
- a CDS encoding radical SAM protein: MNIIAEYGREDLAKVYVAQIRGSTTYTAVSQQHLIEFVESIQPPYPREKKWVLIVSSMIGCPIQCQMCDAGGDFADLLTADEILAQINYLVVKRYPTGRPTTEKFKIQFARMGEPSLNPAVLEVLKRLPTYYPQEQLHISLSTVAPQTPRVLRFFDQLRAIKDTYYTEGRFQLQFSIHTTDELARNRLIPVKKWSFTEIATYGKKFSHPEHMDKKITLNFAPVQGYQIDVEKLAEFFDPAYFLIKLTPVNPTVRSHEQHLISAINPTNIQSADTLLADFKKHGYDVILSIGELEENKIGSNCGQFVQRALTAFTRPQHSYEIEQYGFLHHDQ; the protein is encoded by the coding sequence ATGAACATTATTGCTGAATATGGTAGAGAGGATCTGGCAAAAGTCTATGTTGCTCAAATTCGAGGATCAACAACTTATACAGCGGTGTCACAACAACATCTGATTGAGTTCGTTGAATCCATTCAACCCCCGTATCCTCGAGAGAAAAAATGGGTTCTTATTGTTTCATCAATGATCGGTTGTCCAATTCAATGTCAAATGTGTGATGCAGGGGGTGATTTTGCTGATCTTCTCACCGCTGATGAAATCCTTGCACAAATTAACTATCTTGTCGTAAAACGGTATCCGACGGGCAGACCGACCACAGAAAAATTCAAAATTCAATTTGCCCGCATGGGAGAACCATCACTTAATCCTGCAGTTCTAGAAGTTCTCAAGAGACTTCCAACGTATTATCCTCAGGAGCAACTCCATATTTCTCTTTCCACTGTTGCACCGCAAACACCTCGCGTTCTTCGTTTCTTCGATCAACTTCGAGCCATAAAAGATACGTACTACACTGAGGGCAGATTTCAACTTCAATTCTCAATTCACACAACCGATGAACTTGCAAGAAACCGACTTATACCCGTTAAAAAATGGTCGTTTACAGAAATCGCTACATACGGGAAAAAGTTTTCACATCCTGAACACATGGATAAAAAAATTACCTTGAATTTCGCACCAGTTCAAGGATATCAGATTGATGTTGAAAAACTCGCAGAATTTTTTGATCCAGCATATTTTCTCATCAAACTTACTCCGGTTAACCCAACGGTGAGATCCCATGAACAGCATTTGATCTCAGCGATCAATCCGACCAATATCCAATCTGCAGATACGCTTCTTGCTGATTTTAAAAAACATGGTTATGATGTGATTCTTAGCATTGGTGAACTCGAGGAAAATAAGATTGGGAGCAACTGCGGTCAGTTTGTACAACGTGCACTCACCGCGTTTACACGTCCACAACATAGCTATGAGATTGAACAGTATGGATTCCTGCACCATGATCAATAA
- a CDS encoding NAD(P)/FAD-dependent oxidoreductase: MHKHHQVSIIGAGPAGLAAATYLVRAGRHPLVFEKNIPGGLLLNAHSVENYLGFPYGIKGSELVDLFLQQFIRIGGTLHPAEVCCISKLNDHFSIQTKTTHYTADVVILASGTIPKKITIPGSENLEGTKLFYDVYFLLKNNNLTKKRILVLGGGDAAFDYSLSLYEAGAQVSLLLRSEPKALGILQQRVCEKGIPLFTKHQPQEILVQNHELILTCTHQHKTFDFVADFIVVAYGRIPNSGFLTSELQTAFQITSAFPATTISGLYVAGDVARMTHRQVGIAVGDGIHAAMHALEYLDTRKGC; this comes from the coding sequence ATGCACAAACATCACCAAGTAAGTATTATCGGTGCTGGGCCTGCAGGTCTTGCTGCTGCAACCTATCTTGTCAGAGCAGGACGTCACCCATTAGTTTTTGAAAAAAACATACCTGGTGGCCTTCTTCTGAACGCGCACAGCGTTGAAAACTACCTCGGTTTTCCATACGGCATCAAAGGTTCTGAACTTGTCGATTTATTTCTACAACAATTCATTCGAATCGGTGGTACTCTTCATCCTGCAGAGGTGTGCTGTATCAGCAAGTTAAATGATCATTTCTCCATCCAAACGAAGACAACTCACTATACCGCTGATGTTGTCATCCTTGCTTCAGGAACGATACCTAAAAAAATCACAATTCCAGGATCAGAAAACCTTGAAGGAACCAAGCTGTTCTATGACGTTTACTTCCTTCTCAAAAATAACAACCTTACAAAGAAACGTATCCTCGTTCTTGGCGGTGGCGATGCAGCCTTTGATTACAGCCTTTCACTGTATGAAGCTGGTGCTCAGGTGTCGTTACTTCTGCGGTCAGAACCAAAAGCTCTCGGTATCCTTCAACAACGAGTTTGTGAAAAAGGTATTCCTCTGTTTACCAAACATCAACCACAAGAAATACTCGTTCAAAATCATGAACTCATTCTCACATGTACTCATCAACATAAAACCTTTGATTTTGTTGCTGATTTCATTGTTGTTGCATATGGAAGAATACCAAATAGCGGATTTCTTACGTCAGAACTCCAAACCGCATTCCAAATCACTTCGGCATTTCCAGCAACTACGATTTCTGGTTTGTATGTTGCAGGTGATGTTGCCCGGATGACTCATCGACAAGTTGGAATTGCGGTTGGCGATGGGATTCATGCAGCAATGCATGCCCTAGAATATCTCGATACACGGAAGGGATGTTGA
- a CDS encoding isochorismatase family cysteine hydrolase, with protein MVETTTMQMIPAKNFQPTCLKHSALLVIDMQHFFCNPQSHAYFPDAQKIIPNIQKLILWYKKHNLPVIYTRYALLHSESPGTMGRWWHDVLYDDHPFSQIIDELKPEKHDIVLRKTQYSAFFHTSLDHQLQQQKSTAVVITGVLTHLCCDTTARDAFMHGYDVFFVTDATASDDQQFHTASILTLSDACATMITTHEVLKCTNITK; from the coding sequence ATGGTAGAGACAACGACCATGCAGATGATACCTGCAAAAAACTTCCAGCCGACATGCTTGAAACATTCAGCATTACTTGTCATTGATATGCAACACTTCTTTTGCAATCCACAATCACATGCATATTTTCCCGATGCACAAAAAATTATACCAAATATTCAAAAGCTTATTCTCTGGTATAAAAAACACAATCTCCCAGTTATCTATACCAGATACGCTCTTCTTCATTCTGAATCACCAGGAACTATGGGGCGATGGTGGCATGATGTGCTATACGATGATCACCCTTTCTCTCAGATCATTGATGAACTAAAACCTGAAAAACACGATATTGTTCTTCGAAAAACGCAATACAGTGCTTTTTTTCATACATCTCTCGATCACCAGTTACAACAGCAGAAGAGTACCGCGGTTGTTATCACTGGGGTTTTGACGCATCTGTGCTGTGATACGACTGCACGTGATGCATTTATGCATGGATATGATGTTTTTTTTGTCACCGATGCCACTGCCTCAGATGATCAACAATTTCATACCGCAAGCATCCTAACACTATCTGATGCTTGTGCAACCATGATCACAACACATGAGGTTCTCAAATGCACAAACATCACCAAGTAA
- a CDS encoding cation-translocating P-type ATPase: protein MTAEQNPLSSPPFFHDLKTSLGSELQGLSEQEAAKRLQQEGYNELPAQQQQHIITIFLSVLLEPMLLLLVIAGIIYLFIGEKEDALMLLFFVLLVIGITFYQQRKTKRALEALKNLASPRALVIRNGQQKRIPGREIVRGDILILREGDRVPADAQLMYCSNLTIDESLLTGESIPVRKCTWTEHKQPTQPGGDEQPYVYSGTLVVQGHGIAQVTAIGLATEMGKIGKTLEEITPEETHIKQETTHIITTITLFGAVLCILVIILYGLTWGNWIEGFLAGLSLSMALLPEEFSVVLLVFLSLGAWRMSKQQVLTRTPQAIEMLGSATVLCVDKTGTLTENKMILSHAYCHGSMYTFNQNTTDQLPESFHDLFEYGYLTSQKDPFDPLEKEIKAATERFLSNTEHIHQNWILVREYPLSQHLLALSHVWQSSDKRHYTIAAKGSPEAIIDLCHLSAEQKQELMGQVQLMAEHGLRVLGVAQAIFREDELPDKQHDFAFRFLGLLGFIDPVRPTVAHAIKECYTAGIRVIMITGDYPGTAQHIARQIGLRNSDQVITGEQLRNLSFQELQEHITTVNIFARVVPEQKLRIVEALKANGDIVAMTGDGVNDAPALKSAHIGIAMGHRGTDVAREASDLVILTDDFSLIVRAVRMGRKIFDNLKKSISYIFSVHIPIAGMVIAPILMKMPLMLLPVHIAFLELIIDPACSVVFEAEPEEKNIMHKQPRNIKEKMFGRKDVFWSTLQGLSVFLAVLVVYIWSIAAAGYSENQARTLTFITLVVANVMLIVVNLSWSQTLRTTIKTHNKAFWLVIVGAFASLFFILGIPSLRELFRFTEIAVLDLVIVFLIGLGSVLWIKLIRRRPCHQEDILN from the coding sequence TTTCATCGGTGAAAAAGAAGATGCGCTTATGCTTCTCTTCTTCGTTCTTCTTGTCATCGGCATCACGTTTTATCAGCAACGGAAAACCAAACGAGCGTTAGAAGCTTTAAAAAACCTTGCAAGCCCTCGAGCCCTTGTCATCAGAAACGGACAACAGAAAAGAATCCCTGGTCGAGAAATCGTCAGGGGAGATATCCTCATCCTTCGAGAAGGAGATCGGGTACCTGCAGATGCACAACTTATGTACTGTTCAAATCTCACCATTGACGAATCATTACTCACCGGTGAGTCAATCCCTGTTCGAAAATGCACCTGGACTGAGCATAAGCAGCCAACGCAACCAGGTGGAGACGAACAACCCTATGTCTATTCAGGGACACTTGTTGTCCAAGGACATGGCATCGCCCAGGTCACTGCTATTGGTCTCGCCACAGAAATGGGAAAAATCGGCAAAACACTTGAAGAAATAACTCCGGAAGAAACACATATCAAACAAGAAACAACCCACATCATTACCACAATTACACTCTTTGGAGCAGTACTCTGCATTCTTGTCATCATCCTGTATGGATTAACATGGGGTAACTGGATTGAAGGTTTTCTCGCAGGGCTGAGTTTGAGCATGGCGCTCCTTCCCGAAGAATTCTCGGTCGTTCTTCTCGTTTTTCTCAGCCTTGGTGCATGGCGAATGTCAAAACAACAGGTGTTGACGAGAACCCCTCAGGCAATCGAAATGCTTGGATCAGCAACAGTTCTCTGTGTCGATAAAACAGGGACATTAACAGAAAACAAAATGATTCTGAGCCATGCGTATTGTCACGGGTCGATGTATACTTTTAACCAGAACACTACTGATCAGCTCCCGGAATCATTTCATGATTTATTTGAATACGGATATCTTACCAGTCAGAAAGATCCGTTCGATCCTTTAGAAAAAGAAATCAAAGCAGCCACAGAAAGATTTTTATCAAATACAGAACACATTCATCAAAACTGGATTCTCGTGCGGGAATACCCCCTCTCACAACATCTGCTTGCCCTTTCTCACGTCTGGCAATCTTCAGACAAACGACACTATACCATCGCAGCAAAAGGATCTCCAGAGGCAATCATTGATCTGTGTCATCTCTCTGCAGAACAAAAACAAGAACTCATGGGTCAGGTTCAGCTAATGGCTGAGCACGGTTTACGTGTTCTTGGTGTTGCGCAGGCAATCTTTCGAGAAGATGAACTTCCTGACAAACAGCATGATTTTGCCTTTCGTTTCCTTGGCCTCCTTGGCTTTATCGACCCGGTGCGACCAACTGTTGCTCATGCAATCAAAGAATGCTACACTGCAGGAATACGAGTGATTATGATCACAGGTGATTACCCAGGTACTGCTCAACATATCGCTCGGCAGATTGGATTGCGCAACTCTGATCAGGTGATTACCGGGGAACAACTTCGAAACCTCTCGTTCCAGGAGCTCCAAGAACACATTACAACGGTCAATATTTTTGCTCGGGTTGTCCCTGAGCAGAAACTCAGAATCGTCGAAGCGCTCAAAGCAAACGGTGACATTGTTGCAATGACTGGAGATGGTGTGAACGATGCTCCTGCATTAAAATCAGCTCATATCGGTATTGCGATGGGACATCGCGGAACTGATGTTGCTCGAGAAGCATCAGATCTCGTCATCCTCACCGATGATTTTTCTTTGATTGTTCGCGCTGTTCGCATGGGAAGAAAAATCTTTGACAATCTCAAAAAATCTATCAGCTATATCTTTTCAGTACATATTCCGATTGCAGGCATGGTTATTGCACCTATTCTCATGAAAATGCCGCTCATGTTGCTCCCCGTTCATATAGCTTTTCTTGAGCTCATCATTGATCCGGCGTGTTCTGTCGTTTTTGAGGCTGAACCTGAGGAAAAAAACATCATGCACAAACAACCACGAAACATCAAAGAAAAGATGTTCGGTAGAAAAGATGTATTCTGGAGCACGCTTCAAGGTTTAAGTGTTTTTCTTGCCGTGCTCGTAGTGTATATCTGGTCGATAGCCGCTGCAGGATATAGTGAAAATCAAGCTCGTACCCTCACCTTCATCACCCTTGTTGTTGCAAATGTCATGTTAATCGTTGTTAATCTTTCATGGTCCCAAACACTTCGAACAACAATAAAAACTCATAACAAAGCATTCTGGCTCGTAATCGTTGGCGCATTTGCAAGTTTATTTTTCATTCTTGGTATACCTTCTCTTCGAGAACTCTTTCGTTTTACCGAGATAGCTGTTCTTGATCTGGTCATTGTGTTCCTTATCGGTCTTGGGAGTGTTCTCTGGATTAAACTCATCCGACGACGACCATGTCACCAAGAAGATATCCTCAATTAA